A single region of the Prochlorococcus marinus str. MIT 0917 genome encodes:
- a CDS encoding amino acid ABC transporter permease: MKSTIFDFKKLRKTFFSNSTNTIISLLIILFICVACFNTFEWLIFKANWKVVISNLPLYAFGSFPPDEQWRPATWIISLLSLSIFTLCGPKWKWLRKNLLIAWVGTIPLGLYLLSGGLGLSPIMSRHWGGLTLTILLTVCSSLLSLPFGIFLALCRQSSLPLIQKLSSIYIDVMRAIPLISVLFFGQLLIPLFLPFGIEIDRVWRAVFAFTLFVSAYIAEDIRGGLQSIPNTQIEAANSLGLNQYQIIQFILIPQALRIALPALTNQSIGLFQNTSLMAILGLVELLGVGRSILANPEFIGQYVEVYVWLASVYWMVCTIMAVLARHLEQRMTINPANS, translated from the coding sequence ATGAAGTCAACAATATTTGACTTTAAAAAGCTAAGAAAAACTTTTTTTTCAAATTCAACCAATACTATTATTAGTTTACTCATTATATTATTTATTTGTGTAGCATGTTTTAATACTTTTGAATGGCTAATATTTAAGGCCAATTGGAAAGTTGTAATATCAAATCTTCCTTTATACGCATTTGGTAGTTTTCCACCTGATGAGCAATGGAGACCTGCTACTTGGATTATAAGTCTTCTCTCGCTCAGTATCTTTACTCTTTGTGGCCCTAAGTGGAAATGGCTACGTAAAAATCTACTTATAGCATGGGTAGGGACGATACCCTTGGGCCTATATCTACTTTCTGGCGGGCTTGGCTTATCACCTATAATGAGTAGACATTGGGGTGGATTAACTCTAACTATACTATTAACTGTTTGCAGCTCATTATTGTCATTACCTTTTGGAATATTTTTAGCACTATGTCGACAGAGTTCATTACCATTGATTCAAAAACTAAGTTCAATCTATATAGATGTCATGAGAGCGATTCCTCTTATTTCTGTACTTTTCTTTGGTCAACTGCTCATACCTTTATTTCTTCCATTTGGGATAGAAATTGATCGTGTTTGGAGAGCTGTCTTTGCGTTTACTCTATTTGTCTCTGCCTACATAGCTGAAGATATTCGTGGCGGACTTCAGTCAATCCCAAATACTCAAATAGAGGCAGCGAATAGTCTTGGCCTTAATCAATACCAAATCATTCAATTCATATTAATTCCTCAAGCTTTACGTATTGCGTTACCTGCTCTCACTAATCAATCTATTGGACTTTTTCAAAATACATCTTTAATGGCTATTTTAGGCTTAGTAGAGTTACTAGGTGTAGGCAGAAGTATCTTGGCTAATCCAGAATTTATTGGTCAATATGTTGAAGTTTATGTTTGGTTAGCATCTGTCTATTGGATGGTTTGTACAATAATGGCAGTTCTAGCAAGACATCTTGAACAAAGAATGACCATTAATCCAGCTAATTCCTGA
- a CDS encoding amino acid ABC transporter ATP-binding protein, whose product MEPIVVAKNLTKSYTKGLRALDNVSLTVNQGKVLVIMGPSGSGKSTLIRTFNGLETFDKGELNILGIKVDSSNDERKIQKIRRRVGMVFQQFNLFPHLSILENITLAPIHVQKRRQTEAEEYGMYLLSQMGVDSHAKKYPSQLSGGEQQRVAIARALALKPELLLFDEPTSALDPERINEVLDAMRRLAEQGMTMVVVTHEIGFAKDVSDQVLFMDSGKVIETSPPNIFFSHARHERSRKFLNQLDKY is encoded by the coding sequence ATGGAACCTATCGTTGTTGCAAAGAATCTCACTAAGTCATACACAAAAGGATTACGAGCTCTTGATAATGTTTCTCTTACAGTTAATCAAGGGAAAGTCCTCGTAATTATGGGTCCCTCAGGCTCAGGGAAAAGTACTCTAATTCGGACTTTTAATGGTCTTGAAACTTTTGATAAAGGAGAACTGAATATTTTAGGAATAAAAGTTGACTCTTCAAATGATGAAAGAAAAATCCAAAAGATAAGAAGAAGAGTAGGGATGGTTTTTCAACAATTCAATTTATTCCCTCATCTTTCAATACTTGAGAATATCACTCTCGCTCCAATACATGTACAAAAACGTCGTCAAACTGAAGCGGAAGAATATGGCATGTATCTCTTGAGTCAAATGGGAGTAGATTCACATGCCAAAAAATACCCAAGTCAACTTAGCGGAGGAGAACAACAGCGAGTAGCCATAGCCAGAGCTTTAGCCTTAAAGCCTGAGTTACTTTTATTCGATGAGCCCACTAGTGCTCTAGACCCAGAGCGAATCAATGAAGTACTCGATGCAATGAGAAGACTTGCTGAGCAAGGAATGACAATGGTTGTCGTAACACATGAAATTGGTTTTGCAAAAGACGTAAGCGATCAAGTTTTATTTATGGATTCAGGTAAAGTCATAGAAACATCTCCTCCAAATATTTTCTTCTCTCATGCTAGGCATGAGAGAAGTAGAAAATTTCTTAATCAACTTGATAAGTACTAG
- a CDS encoding amino acid ABC transporter substrate-binding protein — translation MIKKNMRRLVSGIVGLAALLAGCATTNQDNSSRLNLIKNRNELICGVSGKIPGFSFLKSNGSYQGLDVDICKAFAAAIIGDSEKIQYRPLTAAERFTAIKTGEIDLLSRNTTFTLSRDSSGGNGLTFAPVVFHDGQGLMVKKDSKISSLNDLANKSICVGSGTTTEQNINDAFESASLPYTPIKYQDLNQVVAGYLQGRCSAMTSDRSQLAAARSGFKNPKEHIILDNVLSKEPLAPASDGQDQKLADAMRWVVFALISAEEQGITKSNIDEKVQIAINNPQLKPLRRFLGIEGGLGEKIGLSNDFVVKVISSTGNYGEIYERHLGQNSEVPIPRGQNELYNKGGAHISPPFN, via the coding sequence ATGATAAAAAAAAACATGCGTCGATTGGTATCAGGAATAGTTGGTCTTGCAGCTCTATTGGCTGGCTGTGCAACAACAAATCAAGACAATAGTTCTAGACTTAACCTAATAAAAAATCGCAATGAGTTGATTTGTGGAGTAAGTGGAAAAATTCCTGGATTTAGTTTTCTGAAAAGTAATGGTAGTTATCAAGGACTAGATGTCGATATATGTAAAGCATTTGCTGCTGCAATTATAGGAGATTCAGAAAAGATCCAGTATAGACCTCTAACTGCAGCAGAAAGATTCACTGCTATTAAAACTGGGGAAATTGACCTGTTGTCAAGAAATACCACTTTCACTCTCAGTAGAGATTCCTCAGGTGGAAATGGATTAACTTTTGCACCAGTTGTTTTCCATGATGGCCAGGGATTGATGGTCAAGAAGGATAGTAAAATTAGTAGTCTTAATGATCTTGCAAATAAATCTATATGTGTAGGGTCAGGTACAACTACTGAACAAAATATAAATGATGCCTTTGAGAGTGCCTCATTGCCTTATACACCAATCAAATATCAAGATCTTAATCAAGTAGTTGCTGGATATTTACAGGGTCGTTGTTCAGCTATGACTTCTGATCGTTCACAATTAGCAGCAGCCAGATCTGGTTTTAAGAATCCAAAAGAACATATTATTCTTGATAATGTATTAAGCAAGGAGCCACTTGCTCCAGCCTCCGATGGCCAAGATCAGAAACTAGCTGATGCCATGAGATGGGTTGTCTTTGCCCTTATATCGGCAGAAGAGCAAGGGATAACAAAGTCAAATATTGATGAAAAAGTACAGATTGCAATTAATAATCCTCAATTAAAACCTTTAAGAAGATTTCTAGGTATTGAAGGAGGACTAGGAGAAAAAATTGGTCTTAGCAATGACTTCGTAGTTAAAGTAATTAGCTCAACTGGCAATTATGGAGAGATTTACGAAAGACATTTAGGACAAAATAGCGAGGTACCTATTCCAAGAGGTCAAAATGAATTGTATAACAAAGGAGGTGCACATATTTCACCACCATTTAACTAA
- a CDS encoding ABC transporter permease subunit (The N-terminal region of this protein, as described by TIGR01726, is a three transmembrane segment that identifies a subfamily of ABC transporter permease subunits, which specificities that include histidine, arginine, glutamine, glutamate, L-cystine (sic), the opines (in Agrobacterium) octopine and nopaline, etc.) — MKINKKIFLQFGIFIILFGLIGILINNLTINLIRTGLGFDFSWLSQPASFALAEYPLPYTSSDSYAWALVIGWLNSLKVIVSSLILATFLGTLIGFARTSKNSLLGLIAAGYITIIRQTPLLLQLMFWYFVGFLGLKDNMFIQSKNIFNISNQGIEFSGLTFSSEFLALLLGLSIFTSAYIAEVIRGGILSVSRGQWEAFRSLGLSERKGLIRIILPQALPAIIPGLTSQYLNLAKNSTLAIAVGYSDIYAINDTIINQTGRAIECFIILLVSFLLLNLLITNTMEIINRLILKLRKYN, encoded by the coding sequence ATGAAAATAAATAAAAAAATATTTTTACAATTTGGAATATTTATCATCTTATTTGGTTTGATTGGGATATTAATTAATAATTTAACAATAAATCTAATAAGAACAGGTCTTGGTTTCGATTTTAGCTGGCTTTCTCAACCAGCAAGTTTTGCTTTAGCGGAATACCCCTTACCTTATACCTCCTCAGATAGCTATGCTTGGGCATTAGTTATAGGTTGGCTCAACAGTCTTAAAGTTATTGTCTCATCATTAATATTGGCTACTTTCTTAGGGACACTAATAGGCTTTGCCAGAACAAGTAAAAACTCATTACTAGGTCTCATTGCGGCTGGTTACATAACAATAATCAGACAAACTCCTCTTTTACTTCAACTTATGTTTTGGTATTTTGTTGGGTTCTTAGGTTTAAAAGACAATATGTTTATCCAGTCAAAAAATATATTTAACATTTCAAATCAAGGTATAGAGTTTTCAGGATTAACTTTTTCCTCGGAGTTTCTAGCATTATTACTTGGTCTAAGTATATTTACGAGTGCTTACATAGCAGAGGTCATCCGCGGTGGCATTCTTTCTGTTTCCCGAGGGCAATGGGAAGCATTTAGGAGCTTAGGACTTTCAGAAAGAAAAGGACTTATCCGTATAATACTTCCACAGGCATTACCAGCGATCATTCCAGGATTAACAAGTCAATATCTTAACCTTGCTAAAAATAGTACCCTTGCAATAGCAGTTGGTTATTCAGATATTTACGCAATTAATGATACTATTATAAATCAAACAGGAAGAGCTATCGAATGTTTTATTATATTACTTGTTAGTTTCTTACTATTAAATCTATTGATAACTAATACCATGGAAATTATAAATAGATTAATTTTAAAATTACGAAAATATAATTAA
- a CDS encoding DUF2811 domain-containing protein — MKNIDFTEEKSSIQDSEVLELEDTISFQTEIPKQIQQAMQVYIEKHPNWDQYRLLQAALAGFLIQNGNSSRLITRLYIGNMFGSHSF, encoded by the coding sequence ATGAAAAATATTGATTTTACGGAAGAAAAAAGCTCGATCCAAGATTCGGAAGTTTTGGAACTTGAGGACACAATTAGTTTTCAAACAGAAATACCAAAACAAATTCAACAAGCTATGCAAGTTTATATTGAGAAACATCCAAATTGGGATCAATATAGGCTTTTACAAGCAGCGCTTGCAGGTTTTTTGATCCAAAACGGTAACAGTTCCAGATTGATAACACGTCTTTATATTGGGAATATGTTTGGATCTCACTCTTTTTAA
- a CDS encoding EVE domain-containing protein, with the protein MSTKDISYWLMKSEPDAYSIKDLQTEEETLWDGIRNYQARNFMRSMKIGDQAFFYHSNTKPPGIVGLMEIIETNLIDPFQFDESSKYFDKKAKRENPRWDCVKTKYICEFKNMITLKELSETYTSEELTLVRKGNRLSIMPINKNIALELLKKLKKN; encoded by the coding sequence ATGTCAACCAAAGATATCTCTTATTGGCTAATGAAAAGTGAGCCAGATGCTTACAGTATTAAAGATTTACAAACAGAAGAAGAGACTCTCTGGGATGGAATTCGAAATTATCAAGCTAGAAACTTTATGAGGTCAATGAAAATTGGTGATCAGGCTTTTTTTTATCATTCCAATACTAAGCCCCCTGGAATAGTTGGTCTAATGGAAATTATTGAGACCAACTTAATCGACCCATTTCAGTTTGATGAAAGTTCAAAGTACTTTGATAAAAAAGCAAAAAGAGAAAACCCTCGTTGGGATTGTGTGAAGACTAAATACATCTGTGAATTTAAAAATATGATTACGTTAAAGGAGCTATCTGAAACTTATACGTCTGAAGAGCTAACTCTAGTTCGGAAAGGGAACAGGCTGTCAATCATGCCAATTAATAAAAATATCGCTTTAGAACTTCTTAAAAAGCTCAAGAAAAATTAA
- a CDS encoding tetratricopeptide repeat protein — MEKSDKQEQRKNKFNDIKIFTIPFSLEKIKENITITTNVTSKPSKDQIINQALKFHSQGNASEAAKFYQYFINQGFKDPMAFSNYAGILYDIGNLQEAELLYRKAIKINPDYVDAHYNLGIILKELGKLQEAVLSYRKAIKINPDCADAHYNLGIVLKELGKLQEAELSTRKAIQINPNFAQAHYNLGNILRDLDKSKEAERSIQKAIEIKPDFAKANELLGLMHLQKGNPDLSLEYLAESARLLNEQKNKKSGYTRFKIISEAKIQHDIEQFEYLASQGYETKKFTDLAILYKNVASEIDWPSKTKLIPLNNKHQSILEGSYNCLIHRVAAPRLEKEAINDSLNIEKITNAYCDHEFGLTYIDNFLSPQALESLRKFLLESTIWFNVKNNGYLGTFLRDGFANPLIFQIADELRKKFPQIFKDYPINHIWAFKYDSRSKDYKSSIKGINVHADFAAVNVNFWITPKEANLNKKSGGLIVYDVEAPKEWDFQIYNNTNDKTKILEELKKSKGNTKVIPYSENRAVIFNSNLFHETDSYEFKEGYENRRINVTMLFGRRQ; from the coding sequence ATGGAAAAATCAGATAAACAAGAACAAAGAAAAAATAAATTCAATGATATAAAAATATTTACTATTCCATTCTCTTTAGAAAAAATTAAAGAAAATATTACTATTACTACTAATGTTACTTCTAAGCCTTCTAAAGATCAAATAATCAACCAAGCATTGAAGTTCCATTCACAAGGAAATGCTTCAGAGGCAGCAAAGTTTTATCAATATTTTATAAATCAAGGGTTTAAAGATCCCATGGCTTTTTCTAATTATGCAGGAATTTTATATGATATTGGCAACTTACAAGAAGCAGAATTGTTATACCGAAAAGCAATTAAAATTAATCCTGATTACGTTGATGCTCATTACAATCTTGGAATCATATTAAAAGAACTTGGCAAATTACAAGAAGCAGTATTGTCATACCGAAAAGCAATTAAAATCAATCCTGATTGCGCTGATGCTCATTATAATCTGGGAATCGTCTTAAAAGAACTTGGCAAATTACAAGAAGCAGAATTATCTACTCGTAAAGCAATTCAAATTAATCCTAATTTCGCTCAAGCTCATTACAATCTGGGAAACATATTGAGAGATCTTGATAAATCAAAAGAAGCAGAAAGATCAATTCAAAAAGCAATTGAAATTAAACCTGATTTTGCAAAAGCAAATGAACTTTTAGGCTTAATGCATCTTCAAAAAGGAAATCCAGACTTATCTCTAGAATATTTGGCAGAAAGTGCACGGTTACTTAATGAACAAAAGAACAAAAAATCAGGTTACACAAGATTTAAAATAATTAGTGAGGCGAAAATTCAACATGATATTGAACAATTTGAATATTTAGCATCGCAAGGTTATGAGACTAAAAAATTTACTGATCTTGCTATTCTATATAAAAACGTTGCCTCTGAGATTGATTGGCCATCTAAAACCAAACTAATTCCTTTAAATAACAAACATCAAAGCATTCTAGAAGGTAGCTATAATTGTTTAATTCATAGAGTGGCAGCACCTAGATTAGAAAAAGAAGCAATAAATGATTCCTTAAATATTGAAAAAATTACAAATGCTTATTGTGATCATGAGTTTGGGTTGACTTACATTGATAATTTCTTAAGTCCTCAAGCATTAGAATCCCTTCGAAAATTCTTACTGGAAAGTACAATTTGGTTTAATGTCAAAAATAATGGATACCTTGGCACATTCCTCAGAGATGGTTTTGCTAATCCTTTGATTTTTCAAATAGCAGATGAGCTTAGAAAGAAATTCCCACAAATATTTAAAGATTATCCTATAAACCACATATGGGCTTTCAAATACGATAGTCGCTCAAAAGATTACAAGTCATCTATTAAAGGTATCAATGTTCACGCAGATTTTGCAGCAGTAAATGTTAACTTTTGGATTACACCTAAAGAAGCTAACTTAAACAAAAAGTCTGGTGGATTAATCGTCTACGACGTAGAAGCTCCAAAGGAATGGGATTTTCAAATTTACAATAACACCAACGATAAAACAAAAATTCTCGAAGAACTCAAAAAAAGTAAAGGTAATACAAAAGTGATTCCTTATAGCGAAAACCGTGCTGTTATCTTTAATTCAAATTTATTTCATGAAACTGATAGTTATGAATTCAAAGAAGGATATGAGAATCGCCGAATCAATGTCACTATGTTATTTGGACGTAGACAATAG
- a CDS encoding FAD-dependent oxidoreductase codes for MTNYNHTTQISNILVIGCGGAGLRAAIEVKLAGLQVSVLGKRAKTDSHTVLAAGGINAAFGNVDQEDSWEQHFADTYIEGYGIGDVSQIEIMAKESPILVQEIDQWGANFAKLKNGLLDQRFFGAHSYRRTCYSGDFTGLSILKTLLKKAKSLNIPIYDNQYVTEILIRDDICFGAMSFDTSTAERTVHLADAVILCTGGHTKIWKRSSSRKKENTGDGLYLSLKAGCQLRDMEMVQFHPSGMLLPEEIAGTLVTEAVRGEGGKLINNQGERFMVNYDKERMELSTRDRVAIANYTEIAEGRGTPNGGVYLDISHMSKDFIMQKIPSIYRQFLDTQMLDISKEPMEVAPTAHYSMGGIVISPEEHCTSVRGLYAAGEVAGGLHGANRLGGNSLAEILIFGKRAGMASINYSNQLNSQVRSDISIQNAHDHINKFINKGTELAKPLQHELSSVMWKHCGVIKDKNLLESGLKKIIDIKNIIKDVDVRIDYHSCDDLVQVFDLEASVISAEATILSALTRQESRGSHQRSDYKELNTSDNCNYHVKLNKQTFELEISKQHIPTLRKDLQNIVKKTSKVINLKNKLLE; via the coding sequence ATGACAAATTATAACCACACAACACAAATTTCAAATATTTTGGTAATTGGCTGTGGAGGTGCAGGGTTAAGAGCTGCTATTGAAGTCAAGCTCGCTGGACTTCAAGTATCAGTACTAGGGAAGCGAGCAAAGACAGATTCGCATACTGTTTTAGCTGCAGGAGGAATTAATGCCGCATTTGGAAATGTCGATCAAGAAGATTCTTGGGAACAACATTTTGCAGATACTTATATAGAGGGATATGGAATTGGAGACGTATCACAAATTGAGATAATGGCTAAAGAGTCTCCAATACTTGTTCAAGAAATAGATCAATGGGGGGCAAATTTTGCAAAATTAAAAAATGGGCTTCTTGATCAAAGATTTTTTGGAGCTCATTCGTATAGAAGAACTTGTTACTCAGGAGATTTCACAGGTTTATCAATTTTAAAAACACTTCTTAAGAAAGCAAAGTCTTTAAATATTCCAATTTATGACAACCAATACGTCACTGAGATTCTTATAAGAGATGACATTTGCTTTGGAGCCATGTCATTCGATACAAGTACAGCTGAAAGGACAGTGCATTTAGCTGATGCTGTTATTCTTTGCACAGGAGGGCATACAAAAATATGGAAAAGAAGTTCCTCTAGAAAAAAAGAAAATACAGGAGACGGCTTGTACTTAAGTCTCAAAGCAGGTTGCCAATTAAGAGATATGGAAATGGTTCAATTTCACCCCTCAGGAATGCTTCTCCCAGAGGAGATTGCAGGAACATTAGTCACAGAAGCAGTTCGAGGGGAAGGAGGAAAACTTATAAATAACCAAGGAGAACGATTCATGGTTAATTATGATAAAGAGAGAATGGAGCTTTCAACTAGAGATAGAGTTGCCATAGCGAATTACACAGAAATAGCCGAAGGGCGAGGCACCCCTAATGGAGGTGTGTATCTGGATATAAGTCATATGAGTAAAGATTTTATAATGCAAAAAATACCAAGTATTTACAGGCAATTTTTAGATACACAAATGCTAGACATCTCAAAAGAGCCAATGGAAGTAGCTCCAACAGCACACTATTCAATGGGAGGAATTGTAATAAGTCCTGAAGAGCATTGCACATCAGTCAGAGGTTTGTATGCCGCAGGAGAAGTGGCTGGTGGATTACATGGTGCAAATCGTCTAGGAGGCAATTCTCTTGCAGAAATTTTAATTTTCGGGAAGAGGGCTGGAATGGCTAGTATTAATTATTCAAACCAATTAAATTCACAAGTAAGATCTGATATTTCCATACAAAATGCTCATGACCATATCAATAAATTCATAAATAAAGGTACAGAATTAGCAAAGCCATTACAACATGAATTAAGTAGCGTCATGTGGAAGCATTGTGGAGTGATTAAAGATAAAAACTTATTAGAGTCAGGACTAAAAAAAATTATAGACATCAAAAATATTATTAAAGACGTTGATGTTAGAATTGACTATCATAGTTGTGATGATCTTGTTCAGGTATTTGATTTAGAAGCATCAGTAATTTCTGCTGAAGCCACAATCCTATCTGCGTTAACCAGACAAGAAAGTAGAGGTTCGCATCAAAGGAGTGACTATAAGGAATTAAACACTAGTGATAATTGCAATTATCACGTCAAGTTGAACAAACAGACTTTTGAGTTAGAAATATCAAAACAACATATTCCTACATTAAGAAAGGATCTCCAAAATATTGTCAAAAAAACAAGCAAAGTTATTAATCTCAAAAATAAATTACTTGAATAG
- a CDS encoding DUF805 domain-containing protein, translating to MNFLERVLSNYFLAWSQIFNYKDKTSRIPFWHFFILDGLIGAVVSILSNNTLANDPNDFYTISEGYDWSYLYSIPSFLVFIALLIRRLRDIGKENLVLWAFCSFIPFYNLYIFAQPSSEK from the coding sequence ATGAATTTTTTAGAGAGGGTTCTTTCAAATTACTTTCTGGCTTGGAGTCAGATTTTTAATTACAAAGATAAAACAAGTAGAATACCTTTTTGGCACTTTTTTATCCTGGATGGATTAATAGGAGCTGTGGTTTCAATACTATCTAATAACACCCTTGCTAATGATCCAAATGATTTTTATACCATCTCTGAGGGATATGATTGGAGTTATTTGTATAGCATTCCATCTTTTTTAGTTTTTATAGCTTTATTAATCAGAAGGCTGAGAGATATAGGTAAGGAAAACTTAGTTTTGTGGGCATTTTGTTCATTTATTCCTTTCTACAATCTTTATATATTTGCCCAGCCTTCCTCTGAAAAATAA
- a CDS encoding ABC-F family ATP-binding cassette domain-containing protein, with amino-acid sequence MLISLVNASTDFGIKNLFNNLDLHINKKERLGLIGPNGSGKSTLLRVIAGIEPLMEGERRCLSSLRISLVGQETSYNSENSILEEVLAGCGEKRKLLLNFSQLSRKVAQSPEDEVILEKLGQASELMDAAGAWNLEQQCQDVLRRLGIKDLDKPVKELSGGYRKRVGLAAALVSKPDVLLLDEPTNHLDASAVEWLQNWLDHYDGALVLITHDRYVLDRITNRMVEINNGEARKYSGNYRQFLQQKVEQEQSEVSIKKKFQGVLRKELAWLRQGPKARSTKQKARIQRIAEMQAKPKNHVKVKLEMNSLSRRIGKIAIEAEGVGIALNDKENNLDLLHDFTYSFSPEDRVGIIGPNGSGKSTLLDLIAGKRLPTSGKIKLGETVHIGYLDQHTNDLNKGSGLKRKVIEFVEEAALRIDHGGKQITASQLLEKFLFPPSQQHSPLLKLSGGEKRRLALCKMLIQAPNVLLLDEPTNDLDIQTLSVLEDFLEDFKGCVVVVSHDRYFLDRTIDRIFNFENGHLRRYEGNYSRFLEQKILEERNKEIKERDQLVNNSHNKVGLEIKSNPQQTMRKLSFKEARELKELDLKLPMLEKQKRYLEKKITDSDVDISEISHQLAELIEAIQEHEDRWIELSELSELAK; translated from the coding sequence GTGTTGATTAGTCTTGTTAATGCTTCAACAGACTTTGGAATAAAAAATCTTTTTAACAATTTAGATCTTCATATAAATAAAAAAGAGAGACTTGGTTTGATTGGTCCAAATGGATCTGGAAAATCAACACTTTTGAGAGTCATTGCAGGGATAGAACCTTTGATGGAAGGAGAAAGGAGATGTTTATCATCTTTGCGGATATCTTTAGTTGGGCAAGAAACAAGTTACAACAGTGAAAACAGTATTTTGGAAGAAGTTCTTGCAGGGTGTGGAGAAAAAAGAAAATTATTACTTAATTTCAGTCAGCTAAGTAGAAAAGTCGCTCAAAGCCCAGAAGATGAAGTCATTTTGGAAAAACTTGGTCAGGCGAGTGAACTTATGGATGCTGCTGGGGCATGGAATTTAGAACAACAATGCCAAGATGTTCTAAGAAGACTAGGTATAAAAGATTTAGATAAGCCAGTAAAAGAGCTTTCTGGTGGTTACCGCAAAAGAGTGGGACTTGCCGCTGCACTTGTCTCTAAACCAGATGTGTTACTTCTTGATGAACCTACCAATCACCTCGATGCATCTGCAGTGGAATGGCTTCAAAATTGGTTAGACCATTATGATGGCGCTCTTGTCTTGATAACTCACGATAGATATGTTCTTGATCGCATTACTAATCGGATGGTCGAAATCAATAATGGAGAAGCTCGCAAGTATTCGGGGAATTATCGCCAATTTCTTCAACAAAAAGTTGAACAAGAACAATCAGAGGTATCTATAAAGAAAAAATTTCAGGGTGTTTTAAGAAAGGAATTAGCTTGGTTAAGACAAGGTCCCAAAGCAAGAAGTACAAAACAAAAAGCACGTATTCAAAGGATTGCTGAAATGCAAGCGAAACCTAAAAATCATGTCAAAGTTAAATTAGAAATGAATTCATTGAGTAGAAGAATTGGAAAAATTGCAATTGAAGCTGAAGGTGTAGGAATTGCTTTAAATGATAAAGAGAATAATTTGGATCTTTTACATGATTTCACGTATAGCTTTAGTCCGGAGGATCGAGTAGGTATTATTGGTCCAAATGGAAGTGGTAAATCAACTCTTTTAGATCTAATTGCAGGTAAAAGATTGCCTACTAGTGGAAAAATAAAACTTGGAGAAACTGTTCATATTGGCTATCTCGATCAACATACAAATGATTTAAATAAAGGGAGTGGCCTAAAGCGCAAAGTTATCGAATTCGTAGAGGAAGCTGCATTACGAATTGATCATGGAGGAAAACAAATAACCGCATCACAACTCTTAGAAAAATTCCTGTTTCCACCCAGTCAGCAACATAGTCCTCTACTTAAGCTTTCAGGAGGAGAAAAAAGAAGACTTGCTCTCTGTAAAATGCTCATACAAGCTCCCAATGTATTGTTGCTTGATGAGCCTACAAATGATTTAGATATACAAACACTAAGCGTGCTAGAAGATTTTCTTGAGGACTTCAAAGGTTGTGTCGTAGTCGTATCGCATGATAGATATTTTCTTGATCGAACTATTGATCGAATTTTTAATTTTGAAAATGGTCACTTACGAAGATATGAAGGTAATTACTCTCGATTTCTGGAACAAAAAATATTAGAGGAGCGAAATAAAGAAATAAAGGAACGAGATCAGCTGGTTAATAATTCTCATAACAAGGTTGGATTAGAAATAAAATCAAACCCTCAACAAACTATGAGGAAATTGAGTTTTAAAGAAGCTAGAGAATTGAAAGAATTAGATCTTAAACTACCTATGTTAGAAAAACAGAAAAGATATTTAGAAAAAAAAATAACTGATAGTGATGTAGACATTAGTGAAATCAGTCATCAGTTAGCAGAGCTTATTGAAGCTATTCAAGAGCATGAGGATAGATGGATTGAGCTAAGTGAGTTGTCTGAGCTAGCCAAATAA